A segment of the Cenarchaeum symbiosum A genome:
CCCCGGCATCCGGCCCGGACTCTGCATCGTCGGCGGCATCCGCGCCCGGCTCTTCTGTGCCCTGTTTTCCGTCGGCGGCATCCTGTCCGCCAGACTGGCCGTCCTGTTGAACGTCCGCGCCCGCGGGGGCCCCGAGTTTTCCTCGCATTATGGATTCAAGGTCCTCCACGGGGACCGACCTCTCCTTGAGTGCCTGCGCGCCAAGCACGCCGAGCGCCTCCTGGAGATCGTCGGCAGCACGCCCGCCCCGGCCGGGGCCCTCCCCGCCGCTGCTCGCTGAATAGACCGAGCGCCTGGTGTCACGCGGGCGAGTATCCGGCATCGCGCCTCTCCAGCATGCGGGGCTTTGTATGGCAGAGGCCCTCGAGGAGCCCCTCTAGAAGCACGGCGCGCAGCCCGTCGTGATCCTGTCCTATGTCGGCCGCCTTGGCCTGTATGCCGTGCTCTCCGAGATCCGCCACCAGCTTTGCCTGCGCTTCTAGCGCCATCTCGAGGCGGGATTCGAGCAGCTTGGACAGGAGCGGGTGGTCTGCCATCTGGCGTTCATACGGGTCTGCCCCGCCGGACCACTGCATCTCCTGCGAGGACCTGAACGTCCCGGCGCCAAACTCGTCCTTGATCAGCTGCAGCTCTTCATCTACTGTTCCCTCGAGCAGCCCGAGGCACGCATCCCCAACTGCGGCATCCATTATCTCGGCAAATACGCGCGCCCTGTTCTCTACGGTATCGTCGAGCTCGGTGAGCTCAAACTTGGCCACCTGTTCTAGCGCATGAAAGTCGGACAGGCGGGGCGCCGGCAGGGCGCCGGCCGCGGTAGGCCTTGTCCGCTCCGCCTCGGATACGAGTATCTCGAGCCCGTGTATGCCGGTACGTGCGCTCACCCCCCTCTCCTGGTTTATCTGCCCGCTGTTTCGCATCCCGGCTATCACCCCAGCCAGCGCCCTGAGCGGCAACTCTGCAACCGCGGCAGGCGGCAGGCGGGCCTCCTGCATTATGATCATCATCTCGTCGTGGATGGTGGGGGGATAGTGCGTGTGGACGTGGCTTGCCAGGCGGTCAAGGAGCGGCTCTATCACCCTGCCCGAGTGGGTATAGTCGACGGGGTTTGCCGTCGCAAAGAGCATGGTCCTCGGCTCAAAGTACACGGGGTACGGGCCGGTGGTAAACCTGCCCTCCTGGAGCACCGAGAGCAGGGCGACCTGCTTGCGCGGATCAAGGACGGGCAGCTCGTCTATGCAGAATATGCCGTGCTTTGCCTGCATCAGCTGGCCCGGCGAGTACGAGTCTATCCTGTACATTTCAGTGCCCTTTTTTGCAACCTTGACTGCGTCTATGCTGCCGACAAGGTCCCTCACTGTTGTATCGGGGGTGGCAAGCACGTACCGGAACCTGCGCGCGCCGCCGAGCCACTCGACGGGAGTCTCGAGTCCCCTCTCACGCAGCACCTCCAGGCTCTCGGGGCTAACATGGAAGACCGGGCGGGAGGATCCTCCGGTTCCTTCCAATGCGTCCGCAAGGTCGGCTGCCGGCAGGTCCATGGGGCAGTCGTTGGTTGCGCTGTTTCGAATCACGGGGATGGGCGAGAGGAGGTTCTCGGCTATCGAGCGGACCAGCCTTGTCTTTGCCTGGCCCATCTGCCCTATGAGGAAGGTGTCGTGCCCCGACAGCAGGGCCCTGTCAAGCGCGGGTATTACATCGTCATCAAAGCCGATTATCCCGGGGTACGCGCCCCTGCCCATGGATAACAGGTTGCGCCGGACCTGCTCCCGGGAGGAGGGCAGCTTGTAGTTTGCATCCAGCAGGCCGCCGAGTGTAGTGATATCGCCATATTCCTCGGGGGTGCCCGCCCGGACCTCCTTGTATGCAGGCTCTGCAGAGTAGCTACTCTCCACCATGGATCGCACATCGGGGGCCAACAGGCACACCCGCCAGTACGGGAATTTATAACATTGCGGCCCCCTTGCGGGCCTGTACGGGGGGCCTGTGTGTGGCCCGGGGGGCGGAAGTTGCGTTGATGGCCGCAAAATGTTAAATTCATGCATGGGTGCCTGTATCATATGCAGACAGAAGGGGCAAGGGAGGAACGGATAGAGGTATTCCAGTGTATGCACTGTTTTACCTATGTAGCTGCAAGGGACGATCCCATCATGAGCATAGAATATGACAATCTGTCCAGCGACCACACTGCGGTTGTGCCCTGCAAACACTGTGACAGGATGATCCCCCACAGGGCATTGTTAGCATCCAAGTCTGATTATGAGAAGGTTGCCGAGGACCAGTTGAAGTCGAAAAAATAAGGCCCGCATCCATACACAAAGCATCCAGAATTTCTTTTATGCAGCGTGGCCCCCTGTCCCGGACTCGCGTATGGATGGGAATACATGCCTCCGGATCGGTATACCGCATGCGTCACTCGGGATGATGCTTGTTCCGAGTGTTCAAGACCCTTGGTCCGCGGACTGGCGGCTTGTGCCCGCGGGACGGGCGGCGTCCGGATACGGGCGGGACGCCGGGTCCATCAATCCCAGGATGGGTTGCCGCCTGGCTGGTGCGGGCAGAAAGTTGCACCATAGCCGCAAAATGTTAAATTCATGTATAGACGCCTATACTGTATGCAGACAGAGGAGGCAAAGGGGGAACGAATAGCGCTGTTCCAGTGCGTAAACTGCTTTTCCTATACCGCCGTGAGGGACGATCCCCGCATGAGCATGGAATTTGACAACCTATCCACCGGACATGCCTTGATTGTACCCTGCAAGTACTGCGACGGGTTGCAACCCCACAGGGCATTGACGGCATCCAAGTCTGATTATGAAAAGGTCGCCGAGGACCAGTTGAAATCGAAAAAGTAAGGCCCGTGCCCGCAAAGCATCCCCGGAAGCTGCTCTTATGCAGCGTGCCCCGCGATTGGCATGAAAAGGCCCCCCGGGCTTGCCCGCATCTCGGAACCGGCTTGGTTCAAGGGTGTGGTTTCAGACAGGGCAGTGCATGGTTGGCCCCCGATCAGGACCGGCGTGGGCCGTGGGGAACAATTCCGAAAGTTGCGCCCATGACCGCAAAATGTTAAATTCATGTATGGTTGCTTGTATCATATGCAGACAGAAGGGGCAAAGGAGGAGCGGGTAGCGGTGTTTCTGTGCACGAACTGTTTTTTCTATACTGGCGCAAGGGACGATCCCCGCATGAGTATAGAATTCGACAATCTGGGCAGTGAACGGGTCCTGCTTATGTACTGCAAACACTGCAACGGACCGAACCCCCACCGCGCATTGATGGCATCCAAGTCGGATTATGAGAAGGTTGTCGAGGACCAGTTGAAATCAAAAAAATAAGGCCCGTACTAGCTTGTAAAGCATCCCCGTAAGCTGCCCTTATGCGGCGTGCACCCTGATTGTCATGAAAAGGCACCCCCGGGCTTGACCGCATCCTATAACCGGCTTGGTTCAAGGGTGCGGTTTCAGATAGGGCAGTGCATGGTTGGCCCCCGATCAGGACCGGTGTGGGCCGGGGGGAACAGTTCCGAAAGTTGCGCCCATGACCGCAAAATGTTAAATTCATGCATAGGCGCCTATAGCGTATGCAGGTAGAAGGGGCAAAGGAGGAGCGGGTAGCGGTGTTCCTGTGCACGAACTGTTTTTTCTATACCGCCGTAAGGGACGATCCCCGCATGAGTATAGAATATGACAATCTGCCCAGCGAGCATGACCCGTTTATGCCCTGCAAACACTGCAACAGGTTGTACTCCCACCGGGTATTGATGGCATCCAAGTCGGATTATGAAAGGATCGTCAAGGACCAGCTAAAGTCGAAAAAATAAGGCCCGTGCCCGCAAAGCATCCCCGTAAGATGCCCTTATGCGGCGTGCACCCTGATTGGCATGAAAAGGCTCCCCCGGGCTTGCCCGCATCCCGGAACCGGCTTCGCGCAGGGGTGAGATTTCACACCGGGCAGTGCATGGTTGGCCCCCGATCAGGACCGGTGTGGGCCGGGGGGAACAGTTCCGAAAGTTGCGCCCATGACCGCAAAATGTTAAATTCATGCATAGGCGCCTATAGCGTATGCAGGCAGAAGGGGCAAAGGAGGAGCGGGTAGCGGTGTTCCTGTGCACGAACTGTTTTTTCTATACCGCCGTAAGGGACGATCCCTACATGAGTATAGAATATGACAATCTGCCCAGCGAGCGTGTCCTGTTTATGAACTGCAAACACTGCAACAGGCCGCACTACCACCGCGCATTGTTGGCATCCAAGTCGGATTATGAAAAGGTCGTCAAGGACCAGCTAAAGCCGAAAAAATGAGGAGTCGCGTATGCACCCTAGCATGCGAATCGTCTCGGAGGTTGTTTTTATGTGGCGCGATTCCCCCGAGTCGTACTGGTGGCAGGATATGCCCCCGGATCGAGCTGCGGCATGCTCCCCCAGATGATACGTATACCGAGTATTCGTGCCCCCGCCTGTCGACGGTAGGCCCGTGCCTGTAGACGGGCGCATGATGTCAGGTATGGACAGGATGATGGATCCATCAATCCCAAGGAGGTTTGTATCGCGCGGGATCATCGTTACCGGAATAGGTGGTCAAACTGCAGGATATGCGGCCCACCCAGGCTATGTAATATGAGCGGGCCTACAGGGTTGGAACTGGCATGGCCTGCGGTTAGATGTCTGCAGTTCATCCGTTGCCGGTTTTAACAGATCGGGCTCATTTTAGGCCGTATCCGGGGCGTCAAGCTTGTGTTCTTACAATGGAGGGGGATACAAATTAACTTTTATCGTACAGTCGATTACAGCCTCGCCCGAGTTTTCCTCCTTTTTTATTTGGAAATTCATGAGTGTGCCGTAAGTCGTAACCATTTCTGTCGTGCCACGATCACCGCTACAGAGCACATCCCATGCACCAAGTGTGCCTGGTTTGGACTTACTTGCCTGTAGAAAATACCCTATGGAACTGACAGTTGCAGGTATGGTAAATCTCAATATTATATACGATGGGCGATCATCCCCCGGTTTATTTATATCGCGATCGGCCGTTTCTTGAAGATTACCTATTTTGATCGTCATTGACTTTGTGGGAAGCAAATCCTCAGAAGTTCCGGGTATCACAAGCTCAGCTTTTTTTGAGAGAAACATCACGCGGCATATCTTACTTATGTCCATGTAGCGCAAAACGGTGTCGCGCATAAAAATATTTACGCACGGGCAGGTCAGGGACTCGGGTTTAGACACAGGGATAAAACCATCAAAGTGGGATCTGGCAGATCGCAGGTTTGCGCCGACGAGGATCTCCCACCGTGTGAGCAGGCACCCGATCAGGCACCCCATGGCCCCCGGCAGCAAGGTGCGCGTTCACAGTGCATGGATCTTTCGGCCGGATGCCGTCAAATCCGTGTGCGGCGCATACGCTCGCCGTTTATAACCACAAAATGTTAAATTGATGCACAGGCGCCCATACCGCATGCAGACAGAAGGGCCAAGGGGTGCACGGGTACAGCTGTTCCAGTGCATGAACTGTCATTTCTACACTGCCGTAAGGGACGATCCCCGCATGAGCATCGAACTTGACAATCTGCCCAGCGGGCGTCTCCCGGTCATGCCCTGCAAACACTGCGGCGGGTTGCACCACCACCGGGTATTGATGGCATCCGAGTCGGATTTTGAAAAAGTAGCCGAGGACCAGTCAAAGCCGAAAAAATAAGGCCCGTGCCCGCAAGGCATGCCCGGAGGCTGCCCTTGTGCGGAGTCCGCCGATCTGCATGAAAAGGACCCCCAAGCTTGCCCGCATACGGGAGACGGCCCGGTGCAAGGGTGCGGATTTATGCCCGGCATCCGGCAGGGTTTTTATCGGGGCTTCCGGGAAGCGTCCACGCTTGAGCGCTCAGGAATATAAGCACATAGTGAGGATTCTCGGCAACGATCTGCCGGGGGAGAAGAAGGCCGTGGTCGGCCTGAGGCAGATACGCGGCATAGGGTACGGCTTTGCCACTGCCATACTGGACGTGCTCAAGATAGACAACAACTCCAACATAGGCTACCTCACCGACGAGCAGGTGGCCTCGATAGAGAAGCTTCTGCAGGACCCAGCCGGCGCGGGCTTTCCCACGTGGTTCCTCAACAGGAGAAAGGACCTCGAGACCGGCGAGGACAGGCACATCTTCACCTCCGATATAGAGTTCACGGTGCGGAACGACGTGGAGAGGGAGCGCGTCTCGGGCAGCTGGAAGGGCTACCGCCACATGTTCGGGCTCAAGGTCAGGGGGCAGAGGACGCGCAATACCGGAAGAAAGGGCGGCGCCGTGGGCGTGGCCAAGGGCGGCAAGGTAATGCCGGCAAAGGGCGGTGCGGGTGCGCCGCCGCAGGAAGAGGCTGCCGGCGCGGAGCCCGCAAAGACTGATGCGCCCGAGGAAAAGAAGGCATAGATCATGGGCGATCCAAAACTTCCAAGGCGCATGTGGAGAAAGCCCAAGAGGCCGTTCAACTATGACCTGAAGATGGAGGAGCTCAGGACGCTCGGCACATTCGGGCTCAGGACCAAGAGGGAGCTCTGGAAGGCGCATACCGAGCTGTCCAGGGTGAGAAACCAGGCCCGCTCGCTGCTCGCACTGGGGCAGGAGGTCAGGGAGAGAAAGGAGCCGGTCCTGCTAAGATCGCTTGCGAGGATAGGCCTCGTGGGCAAGGACGCCTCGCTTGATGATGTTCTGAACCTGCAGGTAAACGACCTGCTCGGCAGGAGGCTGCAGACAATAGTAATGAAAAAGCTCGGCTTTAGCACCCCGTACCAGGCAAGGCAGGCGGTAGTGCACGGGCACATAACGATAAGCGACAGGGTGGTGACGATCCCATCGTATACGGTATACGTGGAGGAGGAAGGCGACATCAAGCTGACGGGCGGCTCGGCGTTTGCGACAATACTGGAAAAGTCAAAGCGTGCAGAGGCTGCGGCCAGGGAGGCGGCAGCAGAGGCCGCGGAGGCAGAACAGGCGGCGGCGCAGGCAGCTGCGCCAACGCCAGCACCGGCGGCAGCTGCTCCCAAGCAGTGAGTTATTCCGGGGCGGATCAGTAAATAAGGCGCAGTGGGGCCGGATCCGACGATGTGTTCGATAATAGGATACCGCGGGGACGGCCCTGCCGCCCCCGTGATAGTAAGCGGCCTCAAAAGAATGGAGTACAGGGGGTACGACAGCGTGGGGGTTGCCACGCAGACCGGCTCTGGAATATCCCTCAAAAAGGGCGTCGGACGCGTAGCGGAGGTGAACCAGTCAGCCGGCCTCGACGGGATGCCCGGCACCATAGGGATAGGCCACACGCGCTGGGCCACGCACGGGCAGGTGACCGATGCCAACGCGCACCCGCATGCATGCAACTCGGGGGCGGTGGCGGTGGTCCACAACGGGACGATAGAGAACTTTGAGGAGCTCAAAAAGGGCCTCTCGGCGGCCGGCTACAGTTTCACAAGCGAGACCGACACCGAGGTGATAGCCAACCAGCTGCAAAAGAACTATTCTGCCGAAGAGGGCGCCGAGTCGGCCCTTCTCAAGACGCTCCCCGAGCTGCGCGGCAGGTACGCGTTTGTGGCCATGTTCGAGGACGGCACCATGGTTGCAGCCAGGCTGCACGAGCCCCTTATCGTGGGGGTGGGGGAGGACTCGTACTTTCTATCCAGCGATGTGCTCGGGTTCATAGAGAGGACGGACGACGCGATATACATC
Coding sequences within it:
- a CDS encoding Mg-chelatase subunit (COG1239) gives rise to the protein MIQAPMHEFNILRPSTQLPPPGPHTGPPYRPARGPQCYKFPYWRVCLLAPDVRSMVESSYSAEPAYKEVRAGTPEEYGDITTLGGLLDANYKLPSSREQVRRNLLSMGRGAYPGIIGFDDDVIPALDRALLSGHDTFLIGQMGQAKTRLVRSIAENLLSPIPVIRNSATNDCPMDLPAADLADALEGTGGSSRPVFHVSPESLEVLRERGLETPVEWLGGARRFRYVLATPDTTVRDLVGSIDAVKVAKKGTEMYRIDSYSPGQLMQAKHGIFCIDELPVLDPRKQVALLSVLQEGRFTTGPYPVYFEPRTMLFATANPVDYTHSGRVIEPLLDRLASHVHTHYPPTIHDEMMIIMQEARLPPAAVAELPLRALAGVIAGMRNSGQINQERGVSARTGIHGLEILVSEAERTRPTAAGALPAPRLSDFHALEQVAKFELTELDDTVENRARVFAEIMDAAVGDACLGLLEGTVDEELQLIKDEFGAGTFRSSQEMQWSGGADPYERQMADHPLLSKLLESRLEMALEAQAKLVADLGEHGIQAKAADIGQDHDGLRAVLLEGLLEGLCHTKPRMLERRDAGYSPA
- a CDS encoding ribosomal protein S13 (COG0099); this encodes MRSPPICMKRTPKLARIRETARCKGADLCPASGRVFIGASGKRPRLSAQEYKHIVRILGNDLPGEKKAVVGLRQIRGIGYGFATAILDVLKIDNNSNIGYLTDEQVASIEKLLQDPAGAGFPTWFLNRRKDLETGEDRHIFTSDIEFTVRNDVERERVSGSWKGYRHMFGLKVRGQRTRNTGRKGGAVGVAKGGKVMPAKGGAGAPPQEEAAGAEPAKTDAPEEKKA
- a CDS encoding ribosomal protein S4 (COG0522), with the translated sequence MGDPKLPRRMWRKPKRPFNYDLKMEELRTLGTFGLRTKRELWKAHTELSRVRNQARSLLALGQEVRERKEPVLLRSLARIGLVGKDASLDDVLNLQVNDLLGRRLQTIVMKKLGFSTPYQARQAVVHGHITISDRVVTIPSYTVYVEEEGDIKLTGGSAFATILEKSKRAEAAAREAAAEAAEAEQAAAQAAAPTPAPAAAAPKQ